A stretch of Paracoccus sp. MA DNA encodes these proteins:
- a CDS encoding putative PEP-binding protein has protein sequence MTALTDPGAIVEITPSAGIQTARHGWRAKCLQRLIRMELPVPTSFALSAEAVRAIAAGQMPDRARLAAIIERADGLVSVRPSAMNPAWGGPGTVLNVGINHECHARLVQTRGKAAADAIYLGFVQSYAIHVARLDPDMFSDSEGGLDAALRAYEDETDEEFPQDPTRQLAEVLRSMARAWDGPTARLLRQAKGAPAIAPLGLVVQDMALAIGPGVTGSGTIQFVDSVTGAPRITGRFRGQTQGRSKAEGAETLYLTRDPRGPSLEEAAPEVFADLVRFGVAARERLREEMQIEFVVSDSRLSIIDAVRVIRSSRASVRIAVALARDGIIPAEEAVMRVEPRALSDLLHHQVDPRAPRDVIVRGINASPGAATGRIVFTAAAAQAAEARGERCVLVRRETVPEDIRGMHAAVAVLTERGGMTSHAAVIARGIGLPCIVGASGISIDSRARTMLIGGRIFHEGEEITIDGTSGEVLAGAAEMLEPALDESFTQLLEWADQHCRIRIRANADTPEDARTARMFNAQGIGLCRTEHMFFDDERLPAMREMIFAGKPEDRRLSLERLLPMQRSDFAKLFEIMAGLPVTIRLFDPPLHEFLPHDREGMRELAESLDLPLSDVTRRVEALSEFNPMLGMRGVRLGITVPEIYDMQARAIFEATIEASHNGAPVVPEIMIPLVSARREVELVKTRIDAVAAAVRNETRKDFTYRLGVMVETPRAALRAGDIAEHSAFLSFGTNDLTQMTYGLSRDDAGRFMGIYVNQGVYSEDPFHILDRDGVGELVAIGAERARSHKPDITISVCGEHGGNPESIAFCLRAGVNYVSCSPFRVPVARLAAAQESILMAREETESQAWFGS, from the coding sequence ATGACCGCGCTGACAGATCCCGGAGCCATCGTCGAAATCACCCCCTCGGCGGGGATCCAGACCGCACGCCACGGCTGGCGCGCGAAATGCCTGCAGCGCCTGATCCGCATGGAGCTGCCGGTCCCGACCAGCTTCGCGCTGTCGGCCGAGGCGGTGCGCGCCATCGCCGCCGGCCAGATGCCCGACCGCGCCCGCCTCGCCGCCATCATCGAGCGCGCCGACGGGCTGGTCAGCGTGCGGCCCTCGGCGATGAATCCGGCCTGGGGCGGGCCGGGCACGGTGCTGAACGTCGGCATCAACCACGAATGCCACGCCCGGCTGGTCCAGACCCGCGGCAAGGCGGCGGCGGACGCGATCTATCTGGGCTTCGTGCAATCCTATGCCATCCATGTCGCCCGGCTCGATCCCGACATGTTCTCGGACAGCGAGGGCGGGCTCGACGCGGCGCTGCGCGCCTATGAGGACGAGACGGACGAGGAATTCCCCCAGGACCCGACCCGGCAGCTGGCCGAGGTGCTGCGTAGCATGGCGCGGGCCTGGGACGGGCCGACCGCGCGGCTTCTGCGCCAGGCCAAGGGGGCGCCGGCCATCGCGCCGCTGGGGCTGGTGGTGCAGGACATGGCGCTGGCCATCGGGCCGGGCGTCACCGGCTCGGGCACCATCCAGTTCGTCGACAGCGTGACCGGCGCGCCGCGCATCACCGGCCGGTTCCGCGGCCAGACCCAGGGCCGCTCGAAGGCCGAGGGGGCCGAGACGCTCTACCTGACCCGCGACCCGCGCGGCCCCTCGCTGGAGGAGGCCGCGCCCGAGGTCTTTGCCGATCTGGTCCGGTTCGGGGTCGCCGCCCGCGAAAGGCTGCGCGAGGAGATGCAGATCGAATTCGTCGTCTCGGACAGCCGGCTTTCGATCATCGACGCGGTGCGGGTCATCCGCAGCTCGCGCGCCAGCGTGCGCATCGCCGTGGCGCTGGCCCGCGACGGCATCATCCCGGCGGAAGAGGCGGTGATGCGGGTCGAGCCGCGGGCGCTTTCCGACCTGCTGCACCACCAGGTCGATCCGCGCGCGCCCCGCGACGTCATCGTCCGCGGCATCAATGCCAGCCCCGGCGCCGCCACCGGCCGCATCGTCTTTACCGCCGCCGCCGCCCAGGCCGCCGAGGCGCGGGGCGAGCGCTGCGTGCTGGTGCGTCGCGAGACGGTGCCCGAGGACATCCGCGGCATGCATGCCGCCGTCGCCGTGCTGACCGAGCGCGGCGGCATGACCAGCCATGCCGCGGTGATCGCCCGCGGCATCGGCCTGCCCTGCATCGTCGGCGCCAGCGGCATCTCGATCGACTCGCGCGCCCGGACCATGCTGATCGGCGGGCGCATCTTCCACGAGGGCGAGGAGATCACCATCGACGGCACCTCGGGCGAGGTGCTGGCCGGCGCCGCCGAGATGCTGGAGCCGGCGCTGGACGAAAGCTTCACCCAGCTGCTGGAATGGGCCGACCAGCATTGCCGCATCCGCATCCGCGCCAATGCCGACACGCCCGAGGACGCCCGCACCGCCCGCATGTTCAACGCCCAGGGCATCGGGCTGTGCCGCACCGAGCACATGTTCTTCGACGACGAGCGCCTGCCCGCCATGCGCGAGATGATCTTCGCCGGCAAGCCCGAGGACCGCCGCCTGTCGCTGGAACGCCTGCTGCCGATGCAGCGCAGCGATTTCGCCAAGCTGTTCGAGATCATGGCCGGCCTGCCGGTCACCATCCGGCTCTTCGACCCGCCGCTGCACGAATTCCTGCCCCATGACCGCGAGGGGATGCGGGAACTGGCCGAATCGCTGGACCTGCCGCTGTCGGACGTCACCCGCCGGGTCGAGGCGCTGTCGGAATTCAACCCGATGCTGGGCATGCGCGGCGTGCGGCTGGGGATCACCGTGCCCGAGATCTATGACATGCAGGCCCGCGCCATCTTCGAGGCCACCATCGAGGCCAGCCACAACGGCGCGCCGGTGGTGCCCGAGATCATGATCCCGCTGGTCAGCGCCCGGCGCGAGGTCGAGCTGGTCAAGACCCGCATCGACGCCGTGGCCGCCGCCGTCCGCAACGAGACGCGCAAGGATTTCACCTATCGGCTGGGCGTCATGGTGGAGACGCCGCGCGCCGCGCTGCGCGCCGGCGACATCGCCGAGCATTCCGCTTTCCTGTCCTTCGGCACCAACGACCTGACGCAGATGACCTACGGCCTGTCGCGCGACGATGCCGGCCGCTTCATGGGCATCTATGTCAACCAGGGCGTCTATTCCGAGGATCCGTTCCATATCCTCGACCGCGACGGGGTGGGCGAGCTGGTGGCCATCGGCGCCGAGCGCGCCCGCAGCCACAAACCCGACATCACCATTTCGGTCTGCGGCGAGCATGGCGGCAATCCGGAATCCATCGCCTTCTGCCTGCGGGCCGGGGTGAACTATGTCTCCTGCTCGCCCTTCCGGGTGCCGGTGGCGCGCCTTGCTGCAGCGCAGGAATCGATTCTCATGGCGCGGGAAGAGACGGAATCCCAGGCCTGGTTCGGGTCCTAG
- a CDS encoding cell wall hydrolase, with translation MSISKSWLARVSVCVAVAFSPVATVPALADGQHQVAYETKTGRARQAAVQINPTDLQCLAEALYFEARGEGVQGQKAVAEVILNRVDHPRFPKTVCGVVNQRGQFTYNKNARIREKGTYARVQKVAMAALAGAPRTLTNGATYFHARGVSPSWAKRFERTTRIGSHTFYRSDRRLAAN, from the coding sequence ATGTCGATTAGCAAGTCATGGCTGGCGCGCGTTTCCGTGTGTGTGGCTGTCGCCTTTTCCCCTGTCGCAACCGTTCCGGCCCTTGCCGATGGGCAGCACCAGGTCGCCTATGAAACCAAGACCGGCCGCGCCCGTCAGGCCGCCGTGCAGATCAACCCCACCGACCTGCAATGCCTGGCCGAGGCGCTGTATTTCGAGGCGCGCGGCGAAGGCGTCCAAGGCCAGAAGGCCGTGGCCGAGGTGATCCTGAACCGCGTCGATCACCCGCGTTTCCCCAAGACCGTCTGCGGCGTGGTGAACCAGCGCGGCCAGTTCACCTATAACAAGAACGCCCGCATCCGCGAAAAGGGCACCTATGCCCGGGTGCAGAAGGTCGCCATGGCGGCGCTGGCCGGTGCGCCGCGCACGCTGACCAACGGCGCGACCTATTTCCATGCCCGGGGCGTCAGCCCCTCCTGGGCCAAGCGTTTCGAACGCACGACCCGCATCGGCAGCCATACCTTCTATCGCTCGGATCGCCGGCTGGCCGCGAACTGA
- the folP gene encoding dihydropteroate synthase, which yields MTDYFRPIPCETGRWRLAGGWLRFSQFELLRRGEPPRVVDAAPEAVLAALTAPRAPLLGLTMDRPRIMGIVNATPDSFSDGGAYDGAAQARLLAGQGAEILDIGGESTRPGAREVPVAEEIARVTPAIAAGRALAAVSIDTRKAEVARAAIAAGAGLVNDVSGFDFDPAMAATVAAAGVPVCLMHAQGIPETMQDNPTYGDVLLDVYDALAERIARAEAAGIPRDRIVIDPGIGFGKTQAHNLAILRRISVYHGLGCAVLLGVSRKRFIGSLGGAEHPADRVAGTLAVTLAGIAQGIQIHRVHDVAETRQGLALWRAVTTETS from the coding sequence ATGACCGATTATTTCCGCCCCATCCCTTGCGAGACGGGCCGCTGGCGACTGGCCGGCGGCTGGCTGCGCTTCTCGCAATTCGAGCTTCTGCGGCGCGGCGAGCCGCCGCGCGTGGTGGACGCCGCCCCCGAGGCGGTGCTGGCGGCGCTGACCGCGCCGCGCGCGCCGCTGCTGGGCCTGACCATGGATCGCCCGCGCATCATGGGCATCGTCAACGCCACGCCCGACAGCTTCTCGGATGGCGGGGCCTATGACGGGGCGGCGCAGGCGCGGCTGCTGGCCGGGCAGGGGGCCGAGATCCTCGATATCGGCGGCGAATCGACCCGGCCGGGCGCCCGCGAGGTGCCGGTGGCCGAAGAGATCGCCCGCGTTACCCCCGCCATCGCCGCGGGCCGCGCACTGGCGGCGGTGTCGATCGACACCCGCAAGGCCGAGGTGGCGCGGGCCGCCATCGCGGCAGGCGCGGGGCTGGTCAACGACGTTTCGGGCTTCGATTTCGATCCGGCCATGGCGGCGACGGTCGCGGCGGCGGGCGTGCCGGTCTGCCTGATGCATGCCCAAGGCATCCCCGAGACGATGCAGGACAATCCGACCTATGGCGACGTGCTGCTGGACGTCTATGACGCCCTGGCCGAGCGCATCGCCCGGGCCGAGGCGGCGGGCATTCCCCGCGACAGGATCGTGATCGATCCGGGCATTGGTTTCGGCAAGACGCAGGCGCATAATCTGGCGATCCTGCGGCGGATCTCGGTCTATCACGGGCTGGGCTGCGCCGTGCTGCTGGGGGTTTCGCGCAAGCGGTTCATCGGCAGCCTCGGCGGGGCCGAGCATCCGGCGGACCGGGTGGCGGGCACGCTGGCGGTGACGCTGGCGGGGATCGCGCAGGGCATACAGATCCACCGCGTCCATGACGTGGCGGAAACACGGCAGGGCCTCGCCCTCTGGCGGGCCGTGACCACAGAAACGAGTTGA
- a CDS encoding dihydroneopterin aldolase, with protein sequence MDQPDRIHLRDYILSAEIGAFQTERGHPQRLRFNIDVELATHVVGVNDEVDRILSYDILTGAVAAGLADRRYDLLETLAEKIAAQILAHPRAAQVSVTVEKLDRIPGALGVTLVRRQARVEADDVAAPIRVVFHGRDMALPEGAVALVPDAPRLPLPQGGNSREIELLALDQAAWALAGHLGLTVADSRTELDWAASEGRAVVWAPARMVRDVAGLAPEPQALALWLAERLGASRLDWALPQDAAEPAVPAGFRIPTGRI encoded by the coding sequence ATGGACCAGCCTGACCGTATCCACCTGCGCGATTACATCCTTTCGGCCGAGATCGGCGCGTTCCAGACCGAGCGCGGGCATCCGCAGCGGCTGCGCTTCAACATCGATGTCGAGCTGGCGACCCATGTCGTCGGCGTGAACGACGAGGTGGACCGAATCCTCAGCTATGACATCCTGACCGGCGCCGTGGCGGCCGGGCTGGCGGATCGCCGCTACGACCTGCTGGAAACGCTGGCCGAGAAAATCGCCGCGCAGATCCTCGCCCATCCGCGCGCCGCACAGGTCTCGGTCACGGTCGAGAAGCTGGACCGCATCCCTGGCGCCCTGGGCGTGACGCTGGTGCGCCGCCAGGCGCGGGTCGAGGCCGACGACGTCGCCGCGCCGATCCGGGTGGTCTTTCACGGCCGCGACATGGCGCTGCCCGAAGGCGCGGTGGCGCTGGTCCCGGACGCCCCGCGCCTGCCCCTGCCGCAGGGCGGCAATTCGCGCGAGATCGAGCTGCTGGCGCTGGACCAGGCCGCCTGGGCCCTGGCCGGCCACCTGGGCCTGACCGTCGCCGACAGCCGCACCGAGCTGGACTGGGCGGCGAGCGAGGGCCGTGCCGTGGTCTGGGCCCCGGCCCGCATGGTGCGCGACGTGGCCGGGCTGGCACCCGAACCGCAGGCGCTGGCGCTGTGGCTGGCCGAGCGGCTGGGGGCGAGCCGGCTGGACTGGGCTCTACCCCAGGATGCGGCGGAGCCGGCCGTGCCGGCGGGTTTTCGCATTCCGACCGGGCGCATCTGA